A single genomic interval of Dysidea avara chromosome 6, odDysAvar1.4, whole genome shotgun sequence harbors:
- the LOC136259438 gene encoding zinc finger protein 709-like gives MTETLHLLDVKELMNNSYNSCLCGSNYYSVFNFNCEFNLKSHMWHSVVLVADDNYTCPHCKVKFMDKSNFDIHLKYSQACRDANPQVFKCGKCGEDLTTLINLQQHIRRHDQNDSLGVKKVNSTTKKLVKRSNGKKPNQCEYCNKTFSRSNGLRRHIMTHTGEKPYQCQYCSRSFPVHATLLTHLRSRTGEKPYKCQYCSKSFSATKNLRAHLRVHTGEKPYTCQYCSKAFADHHGFRKHLRTHTGEKPYKCQYCGRAFNQNSGLQTHLRTHTGEKPYTCQNCGKAFARSSSLRIHLRTHTGEKPYTCHICGEAFARSNTLKMHSKSHTREKPYQCQYCSKVFTTNGSLQSHVKTHTGEKPYQCQHCSKAFATTSHLRTHVRTHTGERPYHCRYCSKTFIQSNALKSHVRTHTGEKPYHCQHCTKSFANWSSLKAHSWDHKGEKPFQCQYCSKGFTNKKDLRKHVRTHTGEKPYQCQYCSKAFTTKNSLRIHTRTHTGEKPHRCQYCSKAFTTSGHLKTHIRTHTGEKPYQCHFCSKAFTVNWTLQYHLRTHSGD, from the coding sequence ATGACTGAAACTCTGCATTTACTTGATGTGAAGGAATTAATGAACAACAGCTACAACTCATGTTTATGTGGTTCAAATTATTACTCTGTGTTCAATTTCAATTGTGAGTTTAATCTCAAGAGTCATATGTGGCATTCAGTTGTTCTTGTTGCAGATGACAACTACACTTGTCCTCACTGCAAAGTAAAATTCATGGACAAAAGTAATTTTGATATTCACTTGAAGTACAGTCAAGCTTGTCGTGATGCTAATCCACAAGTCTTCAAATGTGGGAAATGTGGAGAAGACTTAACTACACTGATCAACCTTCAACAACATATAAGGAGACATGACCAAAATGATTCCCTGGGTGTAAAGAAGGTAAACAGTACAACGAAGAAGCTTGTCAAGAGGTCTAATGGCAAAAAGCCCAACCAATGTGAATATTGTAATAAAACTTTTTCAAGATCCAACGGTCTACGAAGGCATATAATGACCCACACTGGGGAGAAGCCATACCAATGTCAATATTGTAGTAGATCGTTCCCAGTACACGCCACCCTACTAACACATTTGAGAAGCCGTACAGGGGAGAAACCATACAAATGTCAATATTGTAGTAAATCATTTTCAGCAACAAAGAATCTACGAGCACATTTGAGAGTTCATACTGGAGAGAAACCATACACATGTCAATATTGCAGTAAAGCATTTGCAGATCATCACGGCTTTCGAAAACATTTAAGAACTCATACAGGTGAGAAGCCTTACAAATGTCAATATTGTGGTAGAGCGTTCAATCAAAACAGTGGCTTACAAACACATTTAAGAACTCATACAGGTGAGAAACCTTACACGTGTCAAAATTGTGGCAAAGCATTTGCAAGGTCTAGTAGTCTACGAATACATTTGAGAACTCACACAGGCGAGAAGCCTTACACATGTCATATTTGTGGTGAAGCATTTGCAAGATCTAATACTCTGAAAATGCATTCAAAAAGTCATACAAGGGAGAAGCCATACCAATGTCAGTATTGTAGTAAAGTTTTTACAACAAATGGGAGTCTTCAGTCTCATGTAAAAACTCATACAGGAGAAAAGCCATACCAATGCCAACATTGTAGTAAAGCATTTGCAACAACTAGTCATCTACGAACACATGTAAGAACTCATACAGGAGAAAGGCCATACCACTGTCGATATTGTAGTAAAACTTTTATACAATCAAATGCTCTAAAATCACATGTCAGAACCCATACAGGGGAAAAGCCATATCATTGTCAGCATTGTACTAAGTCTTTTGCAAACTGGAGTAGCCTAAAAGCTCATTCATGGGATCATAAAGGGGAGAAGCCATTCCAATGTCAGTATTGTAGTAAAGGATTTACAAACAAGAAAGATCTACGAAAACATGTAAGAACCCATACAGGAGAAAAGCCATACCAATGTCAATATTGTAGTAAAGCGTTTACAACGAAAAACAGTCTGCGAATACATACAAGGACTCACACGGGAGAGAAGCCACACCGATGCCAGTATTGTAGTAAAGCTTTTACAACAAGTGGTCATCTTAAAACACATATAAGAACTCATACAGGAGAAAAGCCATACCAATGTCATTTTTGCAGTAAAGCATTTACAGTCAACTGGACTCTTCAATATCATTTAAGAACTCATTCAGGAGACTGA